A region from the Zonotrichia leucophrys gambelii isolate GWCS_2022_RI chromosome Z, RI_Zleu_2.0, whole genome shotgun sequence genome encodes:
- the NUDT12 gene encoding NAD-capped RNA hydrolase NUDT12 — translation MTGFEKNLHQDMVSQLHNFAAAGDTAGLKVLLRRLPSLVNAAAGNGWTALMYGARNGHLEVVQVLLQEGCDRSIVNKSRQTALDIAKFWGYKHIANLLANVKGDQKPIFLSNDVKEYENYFGMTLLDRRSDKRTDSKWLSKKQSHPATVYILFSNLSPLVTLGGGRESSQQPEVKLCRLCHKDVEQFMNQTEECTLIFLGVDLQFDMNLMAACNGRVQQEDEDGLVAWFALSVDSASAEKFKQKHEDCYFLHPPMPALLQLPEKEAGVIAQARSVLAWHQRYRFCPTCGSATKTEEGGYKKTCLKEGCPSLQGVHNTSYPRVDPVVIMQVIHPDGNHCLLGRQRRFPPGMFTCLAGFVEPGETIENAVRREVEEEAGVKVAHVQYISCQPWPMPSSLMIGCLAVAVSTEIKVDKNEIEDARWFTREQVVEVLIKGNQRSFFVPPSRAIAHQLMKHWIGMNANL, via the exons ATGACTGGCTTTGAAAAGAACCTGCATCAGGACATGGTTTCTCAGCTGCAtaactttgctgctgctggtgacacAGCCGGGCTGAAGGTGCTGCTCAGGCGCTTGCCATCACTGGTCAATGCAGCcgcagggaatggctggacaGCCCTCATGTACGGTGCTAGAAATGGACACCTCGAGGTTGTGCAGGTTCTTCTTCAAGAGGG GTGTGACAGATCCATCGTTAATAAATCAAGGCAGACAGCTCTGGACATTGCTAAATTTTGGGGGTACAAACACATAGCTAATTTGTTGGCTAATGTGAAAGGTGATCAGAAACCTATTTTTTTGTCAAATGATGTGAAAgaatatgaaaattattttggcatGACACTTCTGGACAGAAGGAGTGATAAAAGAACAGATTCTAAGTGGCTCAGTAAAAAACAAAGCCATCCAGCTACAGTGTACATCCTCTTCTCAAATCTGAGTCCCTTGGTTACTTTGGGTGGGGGAAGAGAGAGCTCGCAGCAACCAGAAGTAAAGCTTTGCAGGTTGTGCCACAAGGATGTGGAACAGTTCATGAACCAAACTGAAGAATGTACCTTGATTTTTCTTGGAGTGGACCTTCAGTTTGATATGAACCTGATGGCTGCTTGCAATGGAAGAGTTCAGCAAGAAGATGAAGATGGGTTAGTTGCTTGGTTTGCTCTTAGCGTAGATTCTGCTTCTGCtgaaaaatttaaacagaagcATGAGGACTGTTACTTTCTTCACCCACCGATGCCAGCGCTACTGCAGTTACCTGAAAAAGAAGCTG GAGTAATAGCCCAGGCGAGATCTGTTCTAGCATGGCACCAGCGTTACCGATTCTGTCCAACATGTGGGAGTGCAACCAAGACTGAAGAAGGGGGTTACAAGAAAACTTGCTTAAAAGAGGGTTGTCCCAGTCTCCAAGGAGTTCACAACACATCATATCCAAGAGTTG ATCCTGTTGTGATAATGCAAGTCATCCATCCAGATGGCAACCATTGCCTTTTAGGTAGGCAGAGGAGATTTCCCCCAGGAATGTTTACCTGCCTTGCTGGATTTGTAGAACCTG GTGAAACCATAGAAAATGCTGTTCGAAGAGAAGtagaggaggaggctggagtGAAAGTTGCCCATGTTCAGTACATCTCTTGTCAGCCGTGGCCAATGCCCTCTTCCCTAATGATTGGCTGCTTAGCTGTTGCAGTGTCCACAGAAATTAAAGTCGACAAGAATGAAATAGAGGATGCACGCTGGTTCACTAGAGAACAG GTCGTGGAAGTTCTCATTAAAGGAAACCAGCGTTCTTTCTTTGTACCACCAAGTCGAGCTATTGCACACCAGTTGATGAAACATTGGATTGGAATGAACGCTAATCTTTAG